One Phalacrocorax aristotelis chromosome Z, bGulAri2.1, whole genome shotgun sequence DNA window includes the following coding sequences:
- the STARD4 gene encoding stAR-related lipid transfer protein 4 isoform X1: MSTVRVIREGGEHPLPALGGSRCHWLSWSAGCALIGCRHRPLCCRAGRRCRQRGTRRGRRAAAAGGEQMDLLPASAPLATKLRNTLIQYHRIGDGEWRVAKKTKDATVWRKPSEEFSGYLYKAQGVVEDVTNRIVDHIRPGPYRLDWDSLMTTMDIMETFEQNCCVMRYTTAGQLWNIIAPREFVDFSYTTNYEDGLLTCGISLDYGEVRPNFVRGFNHPCGWFCVPLKDYPSHSLLTGYIQTELRGMLPQSAVDTAMSSTLANFYFDLKKALKT, encoded by the exons ATGTCGACAGTTCGCGTGATACGAGAAGGCGGTGAgcaccccctccccgccctcGGCGGATCGCGCTGCCACTGGCTGAGCTGGAGCGCCGGCTGCGCTCTCATTGGCTGCCGGCATCGCCCGTTGTGCTGCCGGGCCGGCCGCCGGTGCCGCCAGCGGGGGACGcggagggggcggcgggccgcGGCAGCAG GAGGAGAGCAAATGGATCTGCTGCCAGCCTCGGCACCCCTGGCCACGAAGCTGCGCAACACGCTCATTCAGTACCACCGCATCGGAGACGGCGAATGGCGGGTTGCGAAGAAAACC aaagatgcAACTGTGTGGCGTAAACCATCAGAGGAATTCAGTGGATACCT CTACAAAGCTCAAGGAGTGGTGGAAGATGTTACTAACAGAATAGTGGATCATATTCGCCCCGGACCTTACAGGCTAGACTGGGACAGCTTAATGACTACAATGGACATCATGGAAACATTTGAACAG AACTGCTGTGTGATGCGCTACACCACTGCTGGCCAGCTCTGGAACATCATAGCACCCAGGGAGTTTGTTGATTTCTCTTACACTACAAACTATGAAGATGGGCTTCTAACATGTG GTATAAGCCTAGACTATGGAGAAGTGAGACCTAACTTTGTCCGTGGATTCAATCACCCTTGTGGTTGGTTCTGTGTCCCCCTCAAGGACTATCCTAGCCACAGCCTTTTGACAGGCTATATTCAGACTGAACTGCGAGGGATGCTACCACAATCTGCAGTAGACACTGCCATGTCTAGTACCCTGGCCAATTTCTACTTTGACCTCAAAAAGGCACTGAAAACATAG
- the STARD4 gene encoding stAR-related lipid transfer protein 4 isoform X2 → MWRLAPFCVPVRRVSLRRRRANGSAASLGTPGHEAAQHAHSVPPHRRRRMAGCEENQWKILSERYLKHLLIFLRKVYKRAQKDATVWRKPSEEFSGYLYKAQGVVEDVTNRIVDHIRPGPYRLDWDSLMTTMDIMETFEQNCCVMRYTTAGQLWNIIAPREFVDFSYTTNYEDGLLTCGISLDYGEVRPNFVRGFNHPCGWFCVPLKDYPSHSLLTGYIQTELRGMLPQSAVDTAMSSTLANFYFDLKKALKT, encoded by the exons ATGTGGCGTCTTGCTCCGTTCTGCGTGCCTGTGCGACGGGTGTCCCTACGCAGGAGGAGAGCAAATGGATCTGCTGCCAGCCTCGGCACCCCTGGCCACGAAGCTGCGCAACACGCTCATTCAGTACCACCGCATCGGAGACGGCGAATGGCGGGTTGCGAAGAAAACC aatgGAAGATTTTGAGCGAAAGATATCTGAAACATCTGCTTATCTTCTTAAGAAAAGTGTACAAACGTGCCCAG aaagatgcAACTGTGTGGCGTAAACCATCAGAGGAATTCAGTGGATACCT CTACAAAGCTCAAGGAGTGGTGGAAGATGTTACTAACAGAATAGTGGATCATATTCGCCCCGGACCTTACAGGCTAGACTGGGACAGCTTAATGACTACAATGGACATCATGGAAACATTTGAACAG AACTGCTGTGTGATGCGCTACACCACTGCTGGCCAGCTCTGGAACATCATAGCACCCAGGGAGTTTGTTGATTTCTCTTACACTACAAACTATGAAGATGGGCTTCTAACATGTG GTATAAGCCTAGACTATGGAGAAGTGAGACCTAACTTTGTCCGTGGATTCAATCACCCTTGTGGTTGGTTCTGTGTCCCCCTCAAGGACTATCCTAGCCACAGCCTTTTGACAGGCTATATTCAGACTGAACTGCGAGGGATGCTACCACAATCTGCAGTAGACACTGCCATGTCTAGTACCCTGGCCAATTTCTACTTTGACCTCAAAAAGGCACTGAAAACATAG
- the STARD4 gene encoding stAR-related lipid transfer protein 4 isoform X3: MAGCEENQWKILSERYLKHLLIFLRKVYKRAQKDATVWRKPSEEFSGYLYKAQGVVEDVTNRIVDHIRPGPYRLDWDSLMTTMDIMETFEQNCCVMRYTTAGQLWNIIAPREFVDFSYTTNYEDGLLTCGISLDYGEVRPNFVRGFNHPCGWFCVPLKDYPSHSLLTGYIQTELRGMLPQSAVDTAMSSTLANFYFDLKKALKT; the protein is encoded by the exons ATGGCGGGTTGCGAAGAAAACC aatgGAAGATTTTGAGCGAAAGATATCTGAAACATCTGCTTATCTTCTTAAGAAAAGTGTACAAACGTGCCCAG aaagatgcAACTGTGTGGCGTAAACCATCAGAGGAATTCAGTGGATACCT CTACAAAGCTCAAGGAGTGGTGGAAGATGTTACTAACAGAATAGTGGATCATATTCGCCCCGGACCTTACAGGCTAGACTGGGACAGCTTAATGACTACAATGGACATCATGGAAACATTTGAACAG AACTGCTGTGTGATGCGCTACACCACTGCTGGCCAGCTCTGGAACATCATAGCACCCAGGGAGTTTGTTGATTTCTCTTACACTACAAACTATGAAGATGGGCTTCTAACATGTG GTATAAGCCTAGACTATGGAGAAGTGAGACCTAACTTTGTCCGTGGATTCAATCACCCTTGTGGTTGGTTCTGTGTCCCCCTCAAGGACTATCCTAGCCACAGCCTTTTGACAGGCTATATTCAGACTGAACTGCGAGGGATGCTACCACAATCTGCAGTAGACACTGCCATGTCTAGTACCCTGGCCAATTTCTACTTTGACCTCAAAAAGGCACTGAAAACATAG